TGCTCGCTCTTTTCGAACGGTGAATTCAACACGCCCAGCAAAGCGAGAAAAGGGAACTACCAGGCCCTCCTCATCCCGTATGCTCGCCTTGTCTCAAAAAACCTCTTCGTTTTTCTCGAACGAATGGCGAGCAAGAAATCGACGATCGTCTTCATCGACGAGGCGCCGCAGGGTACCATCGACGAGGGCGTCACGCCGCCGTTCACGTCGCGTGTGAACAAGATCGTGCACTCGAAATCGGGCCGGGTGTATGTGTCGCCGGCCGCCAACCTCGAAAGCATACTCGCGCATGTCAAGTCGATGGTGGCGGTCACGGTGCAGGGGAAGAAATGCCCCGACATCGTTGCCTCCTCGGGAAGCGCGGGGAGCCAGACCGTGTACTGCCTGCAGAATAGGTCGGACTCACTCGATTACTTCGCCGCGGTGGAGGTGCCCGAAGAGAAGTATTTCTACTTCTCCGACTGCGCCTCGGGGGAAACCCACGAGATCATCGATGTCCAGCGGAAGGACGATACCTGCAGGATCAACCTCAATTTCTCACCGCGGCAGACCTATTTCATCATCGCGACGTCCCAGAAACAGGCCGTGACGTCGATGCCCAAGGGTCGAAAGCCCCCTATCAACGTCATCGGCACCGTGCAGCGCAACTACCGCATCGTGCTCAAGGACCAGTGGCAATTCTCGCCGTGCTCCCTCAACGTGCTGCCGCTGGCTGCATGGAACACCCGCATCGGCCTGTCACGCGAGTTCGGCGGGTATTCCCATTTCTACGAGACCTATTTCGAGGTGAAGGAACTGCCCTCCATGGCCGTGTTCTCTTTGTGCGGCGTGGGCGGAGCGTGCGCGGTGCTTGCAAAAGGGGAAAAGTCTGTTGAGGTGAACATCAACGGCACGCGCATCACCGAGACCGGCTCGCTGGCTCCTGCCGCGCTCCTTGCACTGTTCCCGCCGCCGGCGCCGGCGCAGTCGCTGACGGGCGTAATCCAGGAGCCGCTCCCCGCGGAACACGGACACAAGCCCTGCCTCGACCTCTACTGCAAAAACGTGCTCTGCTTCAACATCAAGGACTCGCTGCGGAAAGGGCTCAACAGGATTTCCGTTAGGACGCTCGGCCTCGTGTTCGATCCCATGACCATCACCTATCCGCCGCTCATCGCCGGCACCTTCAACATACTCAAGGGCAGCAACGGCTGGGTGATCGATACAACCGAGCCGATGGTGGGACATGATTCATGGACAAAATACGGCTACCCGTACATGAGCGGGTGCGGCACCTACAAGCAGGTCTTTGAGATTCCGAGCGACTACAACCGGCTCGTGCTCAAGTTCTCGCAGGTGTCGGGCCCTGTTTCGGTGGGGCTCAACACCACCAAGCTCGGCACCTACACCTGGCATCCGATAGAAATGGACATCACCGACGTGTGCGAGTCGAAGCGAAACGAGCTGTCGGTGAGCGTGATGAACACGATCGACAACGTCATCAGAATGAACGGAAGGCCGTCCGGGCTCATCGGCGAGGCGTACCTGGACGTGTATTGACCATGGCGACCCTTACCTATAAATTCGGTGAAAAACTGTTCCTCGGCAACGCCGACGCCCTGAGCGTGATCGTCGACAAGATGTTCGAAAACAGGGACGCGGCGACCATCGTGTTCGACATGGAAAATGTCAAGCTGTGCGACTCCTACGGCCTCAAGTTCCTCATCAATTACCAGCGCAGGGCGAACAGCACGGGCAAGAAGCTCGTGCTGTACCGGCCCGACCAGTTCCTCCGGGAGATGTTCGCGAGCACCAAGCTGTCGCATTTCTTTTTCATCGCCGATGCTCTTGACGATATGGGAAAATAAAAGATCGCTCTTCAGTCCTTCCCCGTGGCCACAGGCCCTCCGGCAGAAACGCCCGCCGGCATACGGCATGCCTGTTAGATCATTGAGAAGCCATTCTCTATGCCGCAAAAGAGATAGCCGCAGTAAAAGAAACTAAAACCGCCAATCAAACGCCGCAAAGAAAACGGGCACATCCGTCGCGAAATGACGATTTGTTCCGGCAGGAATGCGCGAATGAAAAACGGGCGGGGGCTTTTCAGCCCCGCCCGTTCGATACAGTGCCACCTTGAAAAATAGCCGGATTAGTTTTTGGTAATGTAGATATCGTCAACCGTGTACGTGGACCCGACCACGTACGCCCCTCCGGGCACGGCCGGGCATTTGAAACCGACAAGCATGGTCACCGCGGTAAAATCCACCTTTGACGCCCATGTCGAAAGAGGGATCCAGACCTCATGCCACTTGCCGTCCGCAACATACCCGTAATCGGTCGCCTTTACAAACAGCGTGTCGGCGCTGTCGCCCGAGGCCATTCCGATCCCGATTTCAGGCGTATTTCCCATCAGCGCCACGTGCAATTTTCCCGCCGCGTAAACCGTGAGCGACTCCGGGGTATACGACTCAAATCCCCATTCCGAATAATGCGCTCCGTTGGTGGTCAGCTCATACGCCTTGGTCCCTTCGAAATGGTCGTACGGCGTCCAGTTGAAGTAGGTCTTGTTGCCGAGGGAATCCGGCAGGTCCCAGACGGAATAACTGCTGCTCAGGACGCCTCCGGTCGAGGGACGTTCGGAAAATATGACAACGCCGTCGATGACGATGATTTTTTTTATGCTGATGGTAAAGGTCTTCTGGAAAAAACCCCCATAACTGTCGGTGACTTTGACTACCACCGAAAACGTGTTTTTCAACGAATCGTACGCTATGGGACTTTTGGTATTGAGCGCGCCCCATGCTATTGCGAACAGCGCGGTGTCACCGCCCACCAGGGTAAACTGGTAGGTCTCGGAAGCCGAATCCCTGTCGACCGCGTGCAGGATTCCCACCGTGGTGCCGGCCGCCGAGTTTTCAAGGACCGACGTATCGCTGATCAGGATGTCGGTGGGCCGGTGGACGATGGTGACGGTGAGCGCCGAATCCACGGTGGCGCCGGAATCGTCCCGCGCGCGCACGCGGATGGCGTAAGCGGCCTTGACCTTTGCGTCAAGCGGGGCGTTTACCAGAAGCGAATCTTTCCTGATGATAAAGCTCGCGTTGTCGCCCGCGCCGGCGCCGGCCGCCAGCGAATAGGTGAATTGGTCGCCGACGTCCGCGTCGGTCGCGGAAAGTTTCCCCACGAACGCCCCCGCCGCGGCCGTGTCGAGCACCGAGGCATTGCTCAGCAGGACCGCGCTCGGGGCATGGTTGACATGTGCGACTGTTATGGTGAACGCCTGCTCGACGGCCGCGCCGGAATCGTCCAGGGCCTTTATCCTCACCGTGTAGGACGCCTTTACCGTCGCGTTGAACGCGACCGCGGTAAGCAGCGAGTCCCCGCTCACCGTGAAACTGGCATTGTCGTCCGAACCAGTCCCCATCGCGAGCATGAAGGTGTGATGGTCGGCCGCATCGCTGTCCGTGACGGAAAACGTGCCCGTGAGCGAGCCGACCGCGGCGTTGTCCCTGATGCCGGCGCTTACGAACGCGAGCGCCGTTGGAGCATGATTGATATGGAGGATGGCGATGATGAAGGTCGTATCGAATGATGCCTGGTTCTGGTCTTTGGTCCGTACGCGGATCGAGCAGGTCTTTGTAACGTTATAGTCAAACGACACCGCGGCAAGAAGGGAGTCGTTGCGGATGATGAAACTGGCGTTGTCGGCGGCGCCAACCCCCGAGACAAGCGAATAGGTGAACACATTGCCCGCATCCGGGTCCTGCGTTGAAAAAATCCCGACCGCCGTGTTGGATGCCGCGCCTTCAACCAGCGTCGTGTTCGAAAGTGAAATGCCGGTTGGCGGGT
This genomic interval from Chitinivibrionales bacterium contains the following:
- a CDS encoding STAS domain-containing protein; this encodes MATLTYKFGEKLFLGNADALSVIVDKMFENRDAATIVFDMENVKLCDSYGLKFLINYQRRANSTGKKLVLYRPDQFLREMFASTKLSHFFFIADALDDMGK